DNA sequence from the Lagenorhynchus albirostris chromosome 13, mLagAlb1.1, whole genome shotgun sequence genome:
gagtttatttctggacactcagttctattccatggatctatattatgtctatccttatgccagttttgaaattgggaagtatgagtcctccagttttgttgtatttttccagattgttttggctgttctggACACACAACAGATTCTTCCGACACACTTGTTGCTTGGTCACTTGCTTTCTTGCTTCCTCGATGGACCTGCAGGCCTGTGAGAGCTTGGCTGGCCTGCGTGGTTAAGTGAAAAATTCCTCCCCCTACTCTTCAGCCTCCCCTTCAGAAGGCATTTGGCCAGTAGAGATCTGGGCTGTTCTGGCTGAGCTGTCTTCATCCAGGGCAAGGTAGAAAAAGAGGGAACTTGGTGAGGTGCATCTGGCCCCTCAAGCAGGCCTAAATCCAACTAATCCTGCCCTCACCCCCAACCCAGTGTCCCTTCCCCATCTCTCCTCACCTTGCAGGGTCAGTGTTTGGATGGTTATAATTCTAGTAGATTTCACTTCCAGCCAACTCACCAGCTCTCCTCTTGTGCTTCTGTCATTCCTGTCACTCTCCTGCCACTTCCTAAGCATGATGCACGGCAAAATGGTGCAGGATGGAGGATGTGTGTCGTGTCAGGTGGGGCAGGTGCATCCGTGTGGCCTTCCTGGTGGCATCTCTGGTCACCTCCAAGTGTTCTTCATGGACCCAGCAGGAATGTTGCCTGAGCTGCAGGCACTGGTTTTGCTGGTGGATGAAACTGTTTTCTTCCCTATGGGGCTTTCAGTCCTTGccttaaggagacaaaaagaaggggtggggggaaatgGGTGAATCAGAGGGCAggtttttctggaagatttcaaGATAAGCTGACCTGCTGCTGGTGCCACAATACTGAGGACTTACAGCTTTGAccctttttttcaaaatatggcCCTTAGCTGGGAGCTCTTTTTCATGAATAAAAGTGATAAAACTGAGTCTGACTTATTCATCTCCATGGGTTACTGGGAGTGTTTCTCCATGGCTTCCCTGCAGGGGGGGGTTGGCCTATGACTGAGGGAGACCTAGCTCAGTGCCACCACTGCTAACTGTGCAAACTTGGACCTGTTACCCAACCTCTGTGAGCACAACTTCCTTGTTTGTTAAATAAGGGTACCTCCCTCCCGGTGGTAGGAGCAATAGGAGTTCAAATAGAAGGAAAGCGTTCGTTATTATCAACTTATTGCTTGCTTTCTTTGTGGCAGTCCCTGTGTTAGTATTCAAACCACATCAAGTGGGGTAAAGGAAGAGATTTCATGATCTCTAGAGCCATAAACTGGAATgttttgagcatctgctatgtgtttaATTGTATGCTGATCTTCACGtgtattttcagttctttgaggTTTGAAAGATGCCGATTAATGGTATCTCTTCCCCATACAGACTCTAAACCAGTTGAGAACTACACAGGGGAGTCAGTAGAGATAAAAGTAGAGATTGTATTATAGGTGAAGGCTGGACCAACACATGGCTCACACCGACAGCTAAAATGTACCTTCACGCCTCCCCCCAACTTTTTCTGTTTCCCAGTTTGAAGCCTGATTCTAGGCTGCAGAGCCTAAGGGGCAGGTATCCTGAGGGCTTGATTTGGGGCTCTGAGGATAGTAACGTTGATCCTTTGGCTGCTTCCGTGAGTCACGGGCTCTATGTAGTGCTGGCCCTGCTGGAGGTTCACCAACTCTGTTTATCTCACCAGGAAGACCTACATCTCTGGAATGTTGGTGCTAATCCTCCAAATCTGCGCTCTGCATGCACCATGAAACTTGTTGTCAATTCCGGTTTCTTTATAGCCACTTAAAGCTCTCTGACTGTACGCAAGTGAGTTAACGTATCTGTGCCTggattcctcatctgtgaagtaggGATGGTAATACCCAACCCAAAGGATGCTGAAGGACTGGAGACAAAGGACTTGCTTAGGGAATGGCACCTAATAGGTCCACTAAGCCTGGTTCAACGCCCTGGGGAACTCAGCTTTCCATTCCAGACTCTGAGGCTTCTCCCTGTGTGCTGAGCAAGTCTCTTTGGGGGCCAGATGGTCACGGACAGGTCTGTGGGCTGGAGTGGAGATGTGGATTTGAGAAAGATGAGGTCTCAGTAGAAGTGTGTCATTGAAAGACAAGCATTGGTGTATGGATGCGTCCATAGAGATTTATTGTCTGTGCGGTGGGATTTCAGTCCTACGTTTCAGGCCTCCTCCGGGTTGCGGGTGGGAGACACGGGGTTGTTAGCAGAAATGTCAACACCCTGAGCCTCCCTTCAAACCCATATTTAGGACTGTCTAAGGCAAAATGGTGAAGTAAGCAATGGTTTCCCCAAGGCACCCACTTCCTCTTTCTGCACCCCATTCGACTCTTTTAGCGCCCTTCCTCCAGCCAGCTAAGAAAATGAGTCTCTGAAAAACGATTTCACGCTAACAGAGGGCCACAGAATGTGAGCTAATCCCCGCCCCCCCACGGTCACTCTGCGGCCTGTGAACTACCAacagcttttacatttttaaatggttggaaaaaatcaaaagaagaatattattTTGTGAAACAAAAATTACATGAAAGTCAAATTTTATTGtaacataaataaagttttattggaacctaGCCACaaccatttgtttacatattgtctatggctgctttcagaCAGAGACCGTAAGACtcccaaagtctaaaatatttaccttctggccctttaagaaaaagtttgctgatgcCCTGCTCTAAGATGTTAGAGAGTTAATGTGTTATGTGCTCAATGGGATTTGGTTCAGAGGAAGGGACAAAGCAATGGAGTTCAGGCATTGTCGGCAGGCTTGCAGAGGAGACGCTGGGTGGGAAGCTTTTGTGATATCCTTCCAGTTAGAAGGGCTGAGGGGAGATAGATGTCTAGTCTTGTAGGTGGGGCTGTGCTTCTGTCCACATTGGGATAGGGGGCATGGAAATGGTGGGATTCAGGCCTATGACTCATTCTAGCTGCACAGACAGCAGGATTCAGGAGTGGATTAATAACTCTTAGTGAGCGTATCCCACTATTCCACCAGCTTCCCTGCCAGGCTAGTGGcagtgattttccttttttttttggctgtgttgggtcttcgttgctgcgcacaggctttctctagttgtggcgagcggtggctactcttcgttgcattgcggtgacttctcttcttgcggagcacgggctctaggtgggcgtgcttcagtagctgcagcacgcgggctcgaaagttgtggcacacaggccctagagtgcacgggcttcagtagttgtggcgcgtgggcacagtagttgcagcgtgcgggctctagggcgtgcaggcatcagtagttgtggcgcacaggctcagtagttgtggctcccgggctctagagcacaggctcagtagttgtggtgcacaagcttagttgctccatggcatgtgggacctttccagaccagggatcaagcccgtaTCCCCGGCATtggtaaggcagattcttttggggtttttttttagttaattaattaattttcatttatttattagtggctgtggtggcttctctttgttgctcagcacgggctctaggtgcatgggcttcagcagttgtagcacgcaggctcagtagttgtggctcgcaggctctagggcacaggctcagtagttgtcacgcacgggcttagttgctgcgtggcatgtgggatctttccggaccagggctcgaacccgtgtcccctgcattagcaggcggatccttaaccactgtgccagcagggaggTCCCTGGCAGTGATTTTACCTGAAGCCTTTAACGTTCCTGGAGTCCTGCACAGCCTCCCCAGTTGGCCCTGAGCAGCACATTCATGGTTCACCTCTCTCATTTCCACAGAATTTGCCTTCTGCCGGGTGGACGCCTCCATCGCACTGGATCTGGCCCTGGCTGTGCTGTGTGACCTGCTCCAGCAGTGGGACCAGCTGGCCCCTGGACTCCCAGTCCTGCTAGGATGGCTGTTGGGGGAGGGTGATGACCTCACGGCCTGTGTGGAGAGCGTGCATCAGGTAATCCTGGGGTGTCCGGGCagtggaggtgggtgggagtGATCCTACACCAACCGGGTGCAGCACGTCCAGGCTTACATGGGCCTGATGTGCCTGCTGAAAGCGTGCTCTGGGTGCTCAGATTACAGAGCGGCAAGCAATTAGGGAGTCTCCAAATggccccagcagcccacgggtGCTGCTGGGGCAGCTCTCGTGCTGGCCTGTGGAGTTCCAACGGTAAGCCCCTTGGAAGAGGCCCCTTGGAAGTTGAGAGTTTAACTATGGAGTATGCTTGTTCGTCAACATTGGAGTGACCAGGGGCTCCCCATGGTCAGGTTTGAAGGTGAAACACTTCCAGAGAATCAGGTTCCTTCCAGGGTCTCTGCTGCTTGAAGAAAACTATGAGCCCCTCCAGGTGGGGGTCAGTcaacagatagggaaactgaggaccCAGATAAGCAGGAAAAGCGTCTTGGGAACTGAAATTCCTCTCTGCCAGTGTCTGACTCAGCTGGCCTTCTTGGCATCCCCGGCAGGCCAGGAGTTCAAAAAGCAGCCTGTTTATGGGAAATTAGGAGACAAGATAAAGTGTCTGTGATAAAATGACCTTGAAAATCCCCAGCATTATAGAAATTTGGTTTCATACTGAGAGACTAGTGTCTCATGTTTGTCAGTTCTTTGCTCTTTGCTGCTCagatctcccttcctccctcctctctgattTCTAGATGCACCTTCAGGTCTAGGGCCCCCTCCTGTGTTGAGGTCCCCTTTTCAGCACCAAGCCCCCAAAATATCTTGGCTGAGAACCACAAACACATCTTTATCAAAGGTCATGTTaagtctgggggaaaaaaatttctCTCCAGTGGAGAAGTACGAGTGAAGATAGAAGGTGACCTTCAAGGCTGCAAGTGCTGTGTGTACAGGGGTGTTGACAGGCGAGAGTGAGCCCTCTGTCAGGTGGGGAGGGGACACACTGCTTCTGCATCTGCCAGGACTCGGTTCTGGACTGGGGCCAGTCAGCATCCCCTGTAAGGTTGACTTTTGGCTTTTTCATCGGACTTAGGTGGAAGACTACCTGTTTGAAAAAACAGAAGTCAACTTTTGGGCTGAGACCCTGATCTTCATGAAATACCTCTACAAGCACCTCTTCCGCCTCCTCTCCAAGTCCAGCTGGCATCCCCTCAGCCCCGAGAGGCTCTGTCATCTTCAGAGGACAGCGTCAGAGCAATGCCACCTCCTTTCCCAGCTCTTCAGAGAGCTGCCACCAACTGCTGAGTTTTTGAAGACGGTGGAGTTCACAAGACTGCGCATTCGGGAGGAAAGGGCTTTGGCTTGCCTGAGGTTACTGGCGTttctggaaggaaaggaaggggaagacACCCCAGTTCTCAGGGCTTTGGACTCTCCTGCAGCAGTGAATCAGTTAACTCTTCCAAGAACAGAAACGGCTTGTTGAAGAAAGACGACTTGTGGGGTTGGGGGTAGGGTGGATTGTTCCCCCAGTCAATCCGCAGGAAAATGTTGAACAGAAACTTAAGCGTCTTCTCCCCTTCACAACTCCCCCACTTCTGTGAGTCTAGTCTTCTGTCCTACAGAGGACTTTTTCTTCAGTTCAGTCATTCAAGGCAGCCTCGTTTATTGCAGCTACTGTAGGACGTGAGGCTACCACGTTGAATATTGACTCTGTTCCCAGGTGCAGGCCACCTGCAGGCCTGAATTAGCCTTTTTCATCCCCCAGGACCTCCAGTGTCCAACCAGAGCCGGCCTACATTTTTCTCTGAATTGACTACACAGAGTTGGGTTTTAACACATGATTTTCCCCCCCTTTTCTGGCTAGTTGTGGGAGCTGGATTAGTTGGCAAACAGCCCACTTGGTCAGAATTCCAAATTTTATTCGATTTTAGCAAAGGCAGAAATATATTCCAAATGTTGGATCCTGGGAGAATTAAGGATCGACTTCatacaaataattttgtttttactgtctGCATGTTTAAGCCTTCAGTGACCTACACATGCCATCCTAATTATTAAAAGAGCCATTAAGAGCTCCtacccccctctccccaccataaAAAGTATCTGTGCTATTGTTAGGAAAACAGATTCACCACCCAGTGAAATCATAGACTCTTGGCTGTTAGAAGGAAACTGGGGAAAGGAGAGTCAGAATAAATGACTTATTTGATGCCTACACTGTTTACTGTCATTTTCTTGGTGGCAGTAACAAGAAGATTCTTATTTAAGATGCCAGAAAACTTCTATCCATTTCAGTGATTTAACCTGGAAACCTTAAAggttttctgcttttctaagtCCAGCCCTCCCCTCTTTCTCAGACACCCAGCAGGTGTCGCTCTTGCATACGTTTTGCTGCTAGTTTTGTTTTCCACTGGCTTACcggttttaatttataatttcagaGTGAAGTGTTACCCAAAGACAGTTATCTTGAAATTCATAGCTTGGATGGGTCATAGCCTCATCCACATTCATTTTTCATCCTAGTTATCTGAAAGAACCATTTCAGTAATCCTATGTACCCTTGGCCCAGCTTTTTAGGGTctgtaaataacatttaaatactTCTCAGGTGAGCAATCagaattattttattgatgtttgaGGGTCTGGAGGGGCAGTTTAGAGGGAAGAGGGTTTGATATGATCATTTCCTACTACAGAAAgacttatatttcaaatataatttgtttctctttgaaAGAAAACCACCTAACACTAAAAAATAGAGCCTACTAGAAGAATAGAGAAAGGTCTGTGTAGGAAGAAGTAAGGAAAGAAGTTAACTTAGTGTCCAAAGTTTTGCCCTAAAGAgacaggaaattccctggtggttttGCACTATTCAGctcaaaatgtgttttctgtgaTCCTGAATTAATAACCTGGTTAGGCATCTGTGTAGCCCACACTTGATGGAAAGTTGCCAACTGaacatttctttttgttctgagAAGACGTGGCTGGTGAGAAGTCAGGGAATTGGCACAATGTGGTGATAACCATGGTAGAATAATTATGAAACCGGCTCCAGCAAAGCCCAGCTCACTGGAAAAGGCCAGCattccttttttctccatttaaaatgaaataaaagcagttacataataaaaatattttctaccagcAGGTACTCTGTACCAAAGCATGTACCATACCATGTTTACATGTTAGCTCCAAAGTCCTTCTACCAAGCCTGCAAAGTGGGTGTTCTCATAGCTGTTGAGAATTACCCCAGATTTTGATCTTGGCTGGTTGTAGCCAGCCTGAGAGCACAGGAGAGACAGATGTTTCCACTGGTTTTTGTATCTGAAATCTTGTCACTGACCTCCAATAGCACTGGTGAGGGAAATTGCTGTTTCACACTTTCCTGATGCATTCCCACGGGAAACTCAGAATACCCCACTGTCAGGGCCATCCTCAGACTCTTGTGCTGTGGTTCATTTCAACAAAGAACAAAACAGCATCAGGGTTCTTGGGTATTCTAGGCTGTAAGTGTCAGCCATGGTTGCCCAGCCTTGTCTAGGGGCCAGTATAGGCCGGGTGGCAAAAGTGAAGCAGTCACTTCTTCTGAGGTCACTGCCCTTGGCTCCAGGCTCGAGGGTCCAAGATTTGGTGACCCCTCAGCTCTGCATTCACGATTCTGTAGACCTCCACCCATCTGGCCATACTCCAGAGGCCTGGCTTTCTCCATTTTTATGCTTTGtcaatttgttttaataaataagaTGGAGTatacttatcttttaaaaaccttAACAGATAACTCATTTGCACCTTGACAAAGGTGAGAGATGAGTAAAGCAGGAATTATCTTAGTTTTACAAAGAAACGCAGGTGCCAAAGTGATTTTGTGATTTGCCTGAAATCACATGGCTTATAAGGGACAGGGCCTGAACCCCAGCCCTATGTTTCTGATCCTGAAGTCCTTGCAGCCCTATGCTGACTCTAGCTCTCTGGGTGGGTGAGGAGTGCAGCAATGGGCTCTGCGTGCAAGCTGAACTCTAAAGAGTAGGTTTCCTGAGTGACAGGCCTGGCTCATTCCCTCCCAGGGTAACTGAGAGAGGGAATGAGTGCCGCCGAATGGAAGTAAGCACAAGGAAACAGCCAGAAACAAGATCAACTGGGCAAGGGGGCGTGGGTCTCGGGAGCTTCTTTCCCTGGCGGGTACTGGACCTTCCAACTTAGGCCCAATTACAGCCTAGGCTGCCAGGTGTGCGAAATCATGGGCCCCGCTCCAGCTTTTTTGGCAGCATATCCGTAGACGCGGAGTGAGAAGTGTCCTGGACCGGACTCCAGATCTGCCTCAGCGGGGCTGACAGTGGCCTTAGCTGCACTGGGCGCTAGGCGGGGGTGTCTGCCCCGTACCCGGAGGGCGCCGTTGGCAAAGAGCATTTCCCAACGCGGGCTTTTGGGGTGTGGGGCTGGCAAGAGAAGGAAACCGGGGCGAGCCCACCAGGCGCATCCTCGGTGCCTAGCCCAGCCTGGCTGCGGGTCGGCCTCAGCCGGAGCCCGCAGCCCACAACGAGTTAAGGCGGGGCGCGGCGCCCTCAACGGCCCGGGAGTTAAGGGGCTAGGAGGGCGCGCCAGGCCAAGGCtgcggcgggcgggcgggagccTCGGCTGGCAGCTGTACCACAacccccaggagggcaggggaaaGCCGGACGGACCAGCAGACGGACGAGGCGTTGGGAAGTGCCTCCATGCCTGCGCGGCTCTCCTGGCCTTTCCTCCCGTCCTCCCAGCCGGCTCCCCCGCCCGGGACGCCCCGCGCCACTCCGCGCCTTTGGCCCTGGCTCAAGGTCTTGTGATGTGATTAGCAAAGCCAGCGCCTTGTCCTCAGACACTCAGCCCTGCCCGGCAGGGCTCGGCGCTCAAGCCCTGTTTACTGCAGGCTGGGCGGGAAGAGGGGCGGAGGAACCGGCCCAGGCTCCTCCGGGCGAGACTGCCTGCCCTGGCAGCCTCCCGCGTGGCCGCTCCGGCCCCACCCCCACCGCGTCTCCACGTGCAGTCGGGATGGAGCCACTACCGGTCAGACTCGGGCCCAGAGTCCCCGCCCCCCGGCCGGAGTTCCCTTAGCAAAAACAGCCGGGCCGCGCGGACGGTTGCAATATTCTTGCATTTTGCAATTCCCGCGCCCAGTATAAAACCGAGGGTGGGAGAGAAAAGCTCCGCAATTTCGCCTAGCAGGACCGGGCGGGGAAAGACACGTCCAGGGCTGCAGAAACCCGGCCACGTTAAATGTGCTGGGGATTTCCAACAGTACAGCCCCAAAGGAGTGGAGCCGTACCTTCCCGCCGCCACCCAGCAGCACCCATCTGGGCCGAGCTCTCCACGCCGCCCCGGGCGCCCCAGCGGCCAGCCCCGCCCCGAGGCctctccgccccctcccccagaggaaaaaaattggCGGCGGCCAATGGGAGGCCAGGAAGGCGCCTGACGTCCGCAGGCCGGCGGGCGGCGTTGCCTGGAGACCCCGGCGGGGTCAGCCTTCTGTCCCCTCCCCGCGGCAGGCCCGCCCCGCCGCTGCCGCGCTCCGGGGCTCTATATAGGGCGCGCGCTCTCGGGCGGCTGAGTTCCAACAGTCCGCGAGCTGCAGTCGGCTCCGCGCGGGGGGGGCGGGCCGGGCACCCCGGGGCGCGGAGGAGCGCTCTAGCTTCACTCTCCTCTCCCCCCACTCTGCACTCCCGGGCACCCTCAAACCAGTTCAAGCTGCTGCCCCCGCTCCCTCTTTTCTGGCCCCCCGCAAACTTTCggtccctcccccgcccctcgcCCGTTATTCGTCGTGGCTCAAGCCCGGCCGCGCCGCCCCGAGGGCTCCTCCGGACCTCCCAGCCTGCAGCTCCGACCATTACAGGATCCAGAAACATGTCGACCACACTTCTGTCCGCCTTCTACGATATCGACTTCTTGTGCAAGGTAcgcagaggagaagggagggaagaggacgGGCAAGGAGGAAGCCCTTGGAGTTTTCAGGCTTGGCCTTCTGTCCTCGGCTTTGGGGGTCCTCTTCCCTCCTTGACTTTTTGGGCTTGGGAAAAATGCCGGAGTTTGCAATGTGTGCTCGAACCTTGTGGACGGGGAGAAGGAGcggggaggaagggcaggagggagtCGCTGTAGCTTTTTAGTTTCTCCGCAGCCGACCACAGCCACGCTTGCCCGGGGCTTCCCGGACGGGGTTTGCGCCGCCCAGGTCGGCGGCGCACGACTGAGGATCACATGTCGCAACCCAGCGCGGCCTAGGGTGGAGAGTCCGGCTCCTCCCAACGCAAACTTGATTCTTGTGCGCGTGTAAGGGTGGAGGTTGGGGGCCGAGTCGAGAtccgaaaaaaaaagaaaaagaattggagGGCTGGAAGTGGTTCTTCTGCAGCTCACCCCATCGcatccctctcctcttcccactTTTCATCCCTTCCCCGCTACCCTCCTTTTTGGCAGACGGAGAAGTCCCTGGCCAACCTCAATCTGAACAACATGCTGGACAAGAAGGCGGTGGGGACACCCGTGGCCGCCGCCCCCAGCTCGGGCTTCACGCCGGGCTTCCTCCGTCGGCACTCAGCCAGCAACCTGCACGCGCTCGCCCACCCCGCGCCTAGCCCCAGCAGCTGCTCGCCCAAGTTCCCGGGCGCAGCTAACGGCAGCAGCTGCGGCAGCGCGGCGGCGGGCGGGCCGGCCTCCTACGGCACCCTCAAGGAGCCGTCGGGGGGCGGCGGCACGGCCCTGCTGAACAAGGAGAACAAATTCCGGGACCGCTCGTTCAGCGACAACGGCGAGCGCAGCCAGCACCTTCTccacctgcagcagcagcagaaggggGGAGGCGGCTCCCAGATCAACTCAACGCGCTACAAAACTGAGCTGTGCCGGCCTTTCGAGGAGAGCGGCACGTGCAAGTACGGCGAAAAGTGCCAGTTCGCGCATGGCTTCCACGAGCTGCGCAGTCTGACGCGGCACCCCAAGTACAAGACGGAGCTGTGCCGCACCTTCCACACCATCGGCTTCTGCCCCTATGGGCCGCGCTGCCACTTCATCCACAACGCCGATGAGCGGCGGCCCGCGCCGTCGGGGGGTGCCTCTGGGGACCTGCGCACCTTCAGCGCCCGCGACGCGCTGCACCTGGGCTTCCCGCGGGAGCCGCGGCCCAAGCTGCACCACAGCCTCAGCTTCTCGGGCTTCCCGTCGGGCCACCACCAGCCCCCGGGGGGCCTGGAGTCGCCCCTGCTGCTCGACAGCCCCACGTCGCGCACGCCGCCGCCACCCTCCTGCTCCTCGGCTTCGTCTTGCTCCTCGTCCGCTTCGTCTTGCTCCTCGGCCTCGGCTGCCTCCACGCCCTCGGGCGCCCCGACGTGCTGTGCCTCTGCGGCGGCAGCGGCCGCGGCCGCGCTGCTGTACGGCACCGGGGGCGCCGAGGACCTGCTCGCGCCGGGCGCGCCCTGCGCCACCTGCTCGTCGGCCTCGTGCGCCAACAACGCCTTCGCCTTCGGCCCGGAGCTGAGCAGCCTCATCACACCTCTCGCCATCCAGACCCACAACTTCGCCGCCGTGGCCGCCGCCGCCTACTATCgcagccagcagcagcagcagcagggcctAGTGCCCCCCGCGCAGCCCCCGGCGCCGCCCAGCGCGCCCCTCCCTGCCAGCGCCGCCGCGCCGCCCTCGCCGCCCTTCAGCTTCCAGCTGCCACGCCGCCTGTCCGAGTCGCCCGTGTTCGACGCGCCTCCTAGTCCCCCGGACTCACTGTCTGACCGCGACAGCTACTTGAGCGGCTCTCTGAGCTCGGGCAGCCTCAGCGGCTCTGAGTCCCCCAGCCTCGACCCCGGCCGCCGCCTGCCCATCTTCAGCCGCCTCTCCATCTCCGACGACTGAGGCAAGAGGGCGCTagtgaggaggaggaagggaaggtcgTTCTGGGGGTGTTGGAGGGCGCCCCTGCAGTCGCGCCCCTGCTAGGGGCAGGGAGGCTCGGGAGTGTGGGGGGCTGACCTCGGCCACAAGCAGACTGCAGGCCGCACCGAGCACTTGGACTCGAACTTGTGTGCCGGGAGGGGCCCCCACCGCTCCCCTTTCGGTttcctcttgttttgttttgttttttattattatttttattattattacgaAGTTTCATTCTTGTTGAGCGAAAAAAAGCCTACGAACTTTTTGTATTGAACAAAATATTCACAACAGAGCAGTTGTGATGCGAATagaacaaaaaccaaacacaaactTTTTTAGGTCTCCGATGAGTTTGGGACTTTAGGAAAAATCAACCCGGCACCAGCAGCTACCAACCACCATTCCATATCTTCACTTGCAAAGCATTAGTTACAGTCCAGATGTGGGGACTCTTATCTTGAGAGAGGTTCCTAATTGTCTCAGACCAGTGTAAACAAACAAGCCAGCCAACACCTTGCTAAACCTATAAGCTTTTAGAATCCAATATTCTGCCAAGAATATGCCTTGATAGTAGACCTCAGCTCcatgggtgttttttgttttttaacaaagttATAtatgtctggaaaaaaaaaacgttGCATTCCAAAGTTTCATACTGGTTCCTGGTTTCATTGCCACCACTTAGTGGATGTTTAAGTTAGAACCGTTTTGTCTGCTCTTTCTGGAAGCCTTGGGCAGAGCTTAGTTTGTAATTGTTGGGGAATAACTGCTGAATTTTTAGCTGTTTTGAGTTGATTCGCACCACTGCACCacaactcaatatgaaaaaactatttaacttatttattatctTGTGAAAAGTATACATTGAAAATTTTGTTCATACTGTATTTATCAAGTATGATGAAAAGCaatagatatatattcttttattatgttaaattATGATTGCCATTATTAATCGGCAAAATGTGGAGTGTATGTTCTTTTCACAGTAATATATGCCTTTTGTAACTTCACTTGGTTATTTTATTGTAAATgagtaaaaaaaattcttaatttaagagattgtatgtaatatttatttcattaatttctttccttgtttaCGTAAATTTTGAAAGATTGCATGGTTTCTTTACGGAAATCTTATCTTGATGCTGTGGAAGTAGTTTGAGGAATATCTTATGAGTTTTTCTTAGAATGTATAATGGTTGTAGCCCAtcca
Encoded proteins:
- the ZFP36L2 gene encoding mRNA decay activator protein ZFP36L2; its protein translation is MSTTLLSAFYDIDFLCKTEKSLANLNLNNMLDKKAVGTPVAAAPSSGFTPGFLRRHSASNLHALAHPAPSPSSCSPKFPGAANGSSCGSAAAGGPASYGTLKEPSGGGGTALLNKENKFRDRSFSDNGERSQHLLHLQQQQKGGGGSQINSTRYKTELCRPFEESGTCKYGEKCQFAHGFHELRSLTRHPKYKTELCRTFHTIGFCPYGPRCHFIHNADERRPAPSGGASGDLRTFSARDALHLGFPREPRPKLHHSLSFSGFPSGHHQPPGGLESPLLLDSPTSRTPPPPSCSSASSCSSSASSCSSASAASTPSGAPTCCASAAAAAAAALLYGTGGAEDLLAPGAPCATCSSASCANNAFAFGPELSSLITPLAIQTHNFAAVAAAAYYRSQQQQQQGLVPPAQPPAPPSAPLPASAAAPPSPPFSFQLPRRLSESPVFDAPPSPPDSLSDRDSYLSGSLSSGSLSGSESPSLDPGRRLPIFSRLSISDD